A window of Mucilaginibacter paludis DSM 18603 contains these coding sequences:
- a CDS encoding TlpA family protein disulfide reductase, with product MKKIILILSVTCICCLNARLVQGQVNDDKLARSILQQNFLKDNYIFPQIRLRPLNASNQTMDSLFSVFNQEWGKYILKQSTPKPDLNNKALLNLDSYSYMWSFLSITQKLQLDRNVEYHLYSKYMFPSLLVDYNNFKENRSDSYLKLIWLGSLKNTLTFGTQAHLSQPDFSSLYSFYTGLKNLLESYSSPTAKGKVFVSDLLKIINDYKFEMECKNLYYQGHPEEAMNYLLKESQTNQVDERGIVDCSKILLDHYYKTGQKDNGLAILNNMAKTVGKDAFPLDSLKSWYLKIDPALAEENYRKATGLSEKIQLVRDNSSAYESFKYLNLNQGDIDNDKIHNAKYLLIDFWSLDCGPCIAEIKELNALYEKIKNRKDVYFISVNCDKEELKKDTTYIKAMISKYNISYPVLYNTQAIKLKKLLHVQFYPSKFIFESTGHLLNKSNHSDITLSTFETFVKN from the coding sequence ATGAAAAAAATAATACTCATATTATCAGTGACCTGCATCTGTTGTTTAAATGCGCGCCTGGTTCAGGGGCAAGTAAACGATGATAAGTTGGCAAGAAGCATTCTTCAGCAAAATTTTTTAAAGGACAATTATATTTTTCCCCAGATTCGGTTACGTCCTTTAAATGCATCTAATCAGACAATGGATAGTCTCTTTTCTGTTTTTAATCAAGAGTGGGGAAAATATATTTTAAAGCAGTCCACGCCGAAACCGGATTTGAATAACAAAGCATTACTAAACTTAGATTCCTATTCGTACATGTGGAGCTTTTTATCGATCACTCAAAAATTACAGCTTGACAGAAACGTCGAATATCATTTATATTCCAAATACATGTTTCCTTCGTTATTGGTTGACTACAACAATTTCAAAGAAAACCGTTCTGATAGTTATTTAAAATTAATATGGCTCGGGTCATTAAAGAACACACTCACTTTTGGAACTCAAGCTCATTTATCACAACCTGATTTTAGTAGTCTATATTCTTTTTACACTGGTCTGAAAAATTTGCTTGAGTCGTATTCATCACCTACCGCGAAAGGGAAAGTTTTTGTATCTGATCTGCTTAAAATCATCAATGACTATAAATTTGAAATGGAGTGCAAAAACTTATACTATCAAGGACACCCCGAGGAAGCAATGAATTACCTCTTAAAGGAGAGCCAGACAAACCAGGTTGATGAAAGAGGAATTGTTGACTGCTCAAAAATCTTATTGGATCATTATTATAAGACGGGTCAAAAAGATAACGGTCTTGCTATATTAAATAATATGGCAAAAACAGTCGGCAAAGATGCCTTTCCTTTAGATAGCTTAAAGTCATGGTACTTAAAAATCGACCCCGCTCTTGCCGAGGAAAATTACAGAAAGGCAACTGGGCTTTCCGAAAAAATCCAATTAGTGCGAGATAATAGTAGCGCTTATGAAAGTTTTAAATATTTGAATCTTAATCAAGGAGATATCGACAATGATAAAATACATAATGCTAAATACCTGTTGATAGATTTTTGGTCTTTAGACTGCGGCCCGTGTATCGCAGAAATTAAAGAACTAAATGCACTTTACGAAAAAATCAAAAATCGGAAGGATGTATATTTCATTTCTGTTAATTGTGACAAAGAAGAGCTAAAGAAGGATACGACTTACATCAAAGCTATGATAAGTAAATATAATATCAGTTATCCAGTTTTGTATAACACTCAGGCGATTAAGCTGAAAAAGTTACTGCATGTTCAATTTTATCCGTCTAAATTTATTTTTGAGTCGACAGGACACCTATTGAATAAATCAAATCACAGCGATATCACGCTTTCAACCTTTGAAACCTTTGTCAAGAATTAA
- a CDS encoding plasmid mobilization protein, giving the protein MEQEHENRSRIIGLRLTVTEYGEIEKKWKKSNCRKLSDYVRRIIFNRPLVSSYRNRSMDEAMAELMLLRKELNAIGVNFNQAVHRLHTLDHLPQMQFWLTAFERDKSVLFGKMDEVVSQVEKLAAVWLQ; this is encoded by the coding sequence ATGGAACAGGAACATGAGAACCGCAGCCGCATAATCGGCTTACGGCTGACCGTAACAGAGTATGGAGAAATAGAAAAAAAATGGAAGAAAAGCAATTGCCGCAAGCTCAGCGACTATGTGCGCCGCATCATTTTTAACAGGCCGCTGGTCAGTAGTTACCGAAATCGTTCGATGGACGAGGCAATGGCCGAACTGATGCTTTTGCGCAAGGAATTAAATGCCATTGGCGTAAACTTTAACCAGGCGGTGCATCGCCTGCATACGCTCGATCATCTGCCGCAAATGCAGTTCTGGCTAACGGCTTTTGAGCGGGATAAAAGTGTGTTGTTTGGCAAAATGGATGAGGTAGTTTCACAGGTCGAAAAGCTGGCGGCGGTATGGTTGCAGTGA
- the mobC gene encoding conjugal transfer protein MobC encodes MQTGENDQAMRKILDMTRLISIAILVIHFYKECYGAFAGWHLVAPLSDRILNNIIATGLFRNFQKSKLIALGFLIIALIGVKGKKDEKQNFKTAFIYLLTGLVFFFISYFLLQIRGAMSGVALLYMAVTSLGYLLFLSGGTMVSRIIRDKLANDIFNSENETFPQEERLIENEYSVNLPARYRLKTKDRNSWLNFINPFRGVLVLGSPGSGKSYFVIRHIITQHIRKGFAMFVYDFKMPDLSVIAYNTWLNNKDKYKVTPKFFSINFDDLSHSHRCNPLDPSAMLDITDAVESARTILLGLNREWLKRQGDFFVESPINFLTAIIWYLRKYKGGEFCTLPHVIELMQVEYDDLFTVLRTQKEIDVLINPFVSAYMRDAVEQLEGQIASAKITMARISSPQLYYVLSGNDFTLDINNPDAPKIVCMGNNPQKIQIYGAVLSLFTNRLLKIINQKDKLKCSLIFDEFPTLTTDIIPTISTGRSNLISTCLGIQDASQLRKDYGREQADVIMNIVGNMAVGQVSGDTAKLVSEKVGKIMQDRESLSINRSDTSISRSKQLEAAVPPSKIAALSSGEFVGMVADNPDCKIELKAFHSEIINDHEALKKEIQAYKPIPMVRKLENAIVQRNYFQIKQDVQQIILSEMERLLSDPALTHLIIRKGAAGE; translated from the coding sequence ATGCAGACAGGAGAAAACGATCAGGCCATGCGCAAGATCCTGGACATGACCAGGCTGATCAGTATTGCCATACTGGTAATACATTTTTACAAGGAGTGTTATGGTGCCTTTGCCGGATGGCATCTGGTGGCTCCGCTATCGGACAGGATTTTAAACAATATCATTGCCACAGGCCTGTTCAGAAATTTCCAAAAATCAAAGCTGATCGCTTTGGGATTCCTCATTATTGCGCTTATCGGCGTCAAAGGTAAAAAGGACGAAAAACAGAATTTCAAAACAGCGTTTATTTACCTCCTAACCGGCTTGGTTTTCTTTTTTATCAGCTATTTTCTATTACAGATAAGGGGTGCAATGAGCGGCGTGGCGCTGCTCTATATGGCTGTTACAAGCTTAGGTTACCTGCTGTTCCTGAGCGGTGGAACGATGGTATCGCGCATCATACGGGATAAGCTGGCTAATGACATATTTAACAGCGAGAATGAAACCTTTCCCCAGGAGGAAAGACTGATCGAAAATGAGTACTCCGTTAACCTGCCCGCGCGATACCGACTGAAAACGAAAGACAGGAACAGTTGGCTGAATTTTATAAATCCTTTCCGGGGGGTGCTCGTGTTAGGCAGCCCCGGTTCGGGTAAGTCCTATTTCGTTATCAGGCATATCATTACTCAGCATATACGCAAGGGCTTCGCCATGTTCGTTTATGACTTTAAAATGCCCGACCTATCCGTCATCGCCTATAATACCTGGTTGAACAATAAGGATAAATATAAGGTAACGCCGAAATTCTTTTCGATCAACTTCGACGACCTTTCTCACAGCCATCGTTGTAACCCGCTTGATCCATCCGCCATGCTGGACATTACCGATGCCGTTGAATCGGCGCGTACTATTCTGCTGGGCCTGAACCGCGAGTGGTTGAAGCGACAAGGCGATTTTTTCGTAGAATCGCCAATCAACTTTTTGACTGCCATCATCTGGTATTTGCGCAAGTACAAGGGCGGCGAGTTTTGTACCCTGCCGCATGTCATCGAGCTGATGCAGGTGGAATACGACGACTTGTTTACCGTCCTGCGCACTCAAAAAGAAATTGATGTATTGATCAACCCATTTGTCAGCGCTTACATGCGGGATGCGGTAGAGCAGTTAGAAGGGCAGATTGCTTCAGCCAAGATCACGATGGCGCGCATCTCATCACCGCAACTGTATTATGTTTTGTCAGGCAATGATTTTACGCTGGATATCAATAATCCTGATGCGCCGAAGATCGTTTGCATGGGTAACAATCCGCAGAAAATACAAATCTATGGGGCCGTTTTATCATTGTTTACCAACCGGCTGTTGAAGATCATAAATCAAAAGGATAAGCTGAAGTGCAGCCTTATCTTTGACGAATTTCCTACCCTTACAACGGATATCATACCAACGATCAGTACCGGCCGCAGTAATTTAATTTCTACCTGTTTGGGTATTCAGGATGCCAGCCAGTTGCGTAAGGATTATGGCCGTGAGCAGGCAGATGTGATTATGAACATCGTGGGCAACATGGCAGTGGGTCAGGTATCCGGCGATACGGCGAAGCTCGTATCAGAAAAGGTCGGCAAGATCATGCAGGACAGGGAAAGCTTATCCATTAATCGTTCGGATACATCGATAAGCAGGTCTAAGCAACTGGAAGCCGCCGTGCCGCCGTCAAAGATCGCCGCCCTGAGTTCGGGCGAGTTTGTGGGCATGGTAGCGGATAACCCGGATTGTAAGATAGAATTGAAGGCCTTTCATAGTGAGATCATTAATGACCATGAGGCGCTGAAAAAGGAAATTCAAGCGTATAAACCGATACCGATGGTGCGCAAACTGGAAAATGCCATTGTTCAAAGAAATTACTTCCAGATCAAACAGGATGTGCAGCAGATCATTCTATCAGAAATGGAAAGGTTATTGAGCGACCCGGCCTTAACGCACCTCATCATCCGAAAGGGTGCGGCAGGGGAATAA
- a CDS encoding helix-turn-helix domain-containing protein encodes MSKHTFEEKLDVVSQVRKGKPILRISRERHIREGMILEWVRKYDLYGESGLLKQPNVKPTPDFKEEVVRLVIEKKVPLNQVVLEYRLSKTALERWVRSVRVEGYAVLYQQKNPGRPPKCMGRSKKLEPETEVEKLQAENSRLRAENALLKKVTALVKEKEARERMSGQKPSKN; translated from the coding sequence ATGTCAAAGCACACATTTGAAGAGAAACTTGATGTAGTTTCTCAAGTAAGAAAGGGAAAGCCGATTCTACGGATATCCCGCGAACGCCATATCCGTGAAGGCATGATATTGGAATGGGTTCGGAAATATGATCTTTATGGCGAAAGTGGGCTGCTCAAACAACCTAACGTCAAGCCCACGCCTGATTTCAAAGAAGAAGTTGTAAGGCTTGTCATAGAAAAAAAAGTACCTTTAAATCAGGTTGTTCTGGAATATAGATTAAGCAAGACTGCTTTAGAGCGCTGGGTAAGATCAGTACGGGTTGAGGGATATGCAGTACTATACCAGCAAAAGAATCCTGGACGACCACCTAAATGCATGGGAAGATCAAAGAAGCTTGAACCTGAAACAGAAGTAGAGAAGCTCCAGGCGGAAAATAGCCGTTTGCGGGCGGAGAACGCACTATTAAAAAAAGTCACGGCCTTAGTCAAGGAAAAAGAAGCCCGCGAACGCATGAGTGGGCAAAAGCCATCGAAGAACTAA
- a CDS encoding MauE/DoxX family redox-associated membrane protein translates to MKRFFTLVEIIVVYFLFALFFYTALSKLVDWGQFLNDLARSPIIPLNLVPAVGIFVIIIELTCSALLIIRKTRIKGILLSIFLLAMFTTYIFLILTKSPYIPCSCGGIIGMLNWNDHILLNSILLILASFIYVRHKTQTS, encoded by the coding sequence ATGAAAAGATTTTTTACGTTGGTCGAAATTATTGTTGTATATTTTCTCTTCGCTCTGTTTTTCTATACAGCTTTATCGAAGCTGGTAGATTGGGGGCAATTTCTCAACGATTTAGCACGCTCACCCATCATTCCCCTAAATTTAGTTCCGGCTGTCGGCATCTTTGTCATAATCATCGAGCTCACTTGTTCTGCATTACTGATAATTCGTAAAACCCGGATAAAAGGAATACTCCTAAGTATTTTTCTCTTGGCAATGTTCACCACTTATATTTTTTTAATTCTTACAAAAAGTCCGTACATACCTTGTAGCTGTGGTGGAATTATTGGTATGCTCAACTGGAATGATCACATATTACTTAATTCTATTTTGTTAATCTTAGCAAGTTTCATCTATGTTAGGCATAAAACTCAGACATCCTAA
- a CDS encoding relaxase/mobilization nuclease domain-containing protein, producing the protein MVAVIKTGHSLLRLLNYNENKVKEGAALCIGAGNYPIDYQNLSFEQKLARLQNQAALNENVTRNSVHISLNFDPSENLSEDRLREIADAYMKGIGFDDLPYLMYQHFDAGHPHIHLVSVKVRADGKRVDTQNIGQNQSEKTRRELEKKYGLVKADDSSKQQAYRLKPVNAQKVAYGRTETRRAIANVLENVLPRYKFASLAELNAVLQLYNVAADRGGEGSRIFRHRGLVYRVLDDEGNKVGVPIKASDIYNKPGLKFLEAKFATNDAAKQPHRVRVKNAIDLALLHGRLDLNGLISVLKDQGIDTVIRQNENGVIYGITYVDHAKGCVFNGSALGKAYSAKAILERCTNGGAGEQKTKLAAGKKIPFNRAATGNSAVSDAERKQGGNPFPPGDQLPNAKGLADVLLEPDFQGGQMDWQLKRTKKKRKRQQLPPQV; encoded by the coding sequence ATGGTTGCAGTGATTAAAACGGGACACTCGCTTTTGCGGCTTTTGAACTACAATGAGAACAAGGTTAAAGAAGGTGCTGCGCTTTGTATAGGTGCCGGGAATTACCCGATTGACTATCAGAATTTATCCTTTGAACAAAAGCTGGCGCGCCTGCAAAATCAGGCGGCGCTAAATGAAAACGTGACCCGCAACAGTGTCCATATTTCGCTCAACTTTGACCCTTCCGAAAACCTTTCGGAGGATCGTTTGCGCGAGATCGCGGATGCCTATATGAAGGGAATAGGCTTCGATGATCTGCCTTATTTGATGTATCAGCACTTCGACGCCGGGCATCCACATATTCATTTGGTTTCTGTAAAGGTTCGGGCTGATGGCAAGCGCGTCGATACGCAGAACATCGGGCAAAACCAGTCCGAAAAAACGCGCAGGGAACTGGAAAAAAAATACGGTCTGGTGAAAGCCGATGACAGCTCGAAGCAACAGGCATACCGGCTCAAACCGGTTAATGCGCAGAAGGTTGCTTATGGCCGCACAGAAACCAGAAGGGCGATTGCTAACGTATTGGAAAATGTGCTGCCACGCTACAAATTTGCGTCCCTTGCGGAATTGAACGCAGTCCTGCAATTGTATAACGTAGCGGCTGACCGGGGCGGCGAAGGCTCACGAATTTTCAGGCACCGGGGCTTGGTTTACCGGGTTCTGGATGATGAGGGTAACAAAGTCGGTGTACCAATCAAAGCCAGTGACATTTATAACAAGCCGGGTTTGAAATTTCTCGAAGCGAAGTTTGCCACCAATGACGCTGCGAAGCAACCGCACAGGGTCAGGGTAAAGAATGCAATTGACCTCGCCTTATTGCATGGCAGGCTTGACCTGAACGGGCTGATCTCAGTCTTAAAAGATCAGGGAATTGATACGGTGATCCGGCAAAACGAAAACGGTGTCATTTATGGTATAACTTACGTCGATCATGCAAAAGGTTGTGTTTTTAATGGTAGCGCATTAGGTAAGGCTTATAGTGCCAAAGCTATTTTAGAACGATGTACAAATGGTGGGGCGGGTGAGCAAAAAACAAAACTGGCGGCGGGAAAAAAAATACCTTTCAACCGCGCCGCCACTGGCAATAGCGCAGTATCGGATGCCGAACGTAAACAGGGTGGAAATCCCTTTCCTCCTGGTGATCAGTTGCCCAACGCCAAAGGATTGGCCGATGTCTTATTAGAGCCGGATTTTCAGGGCGGGCAGATGGACTGGCAGTTGAAAAGAACAAAGAAAAAAAGAAAGCGGCAGCAATTACCGCCGCAGGTTTGA
- a CDS encoding outer membrane beta-barrel protein translates to MLGIKLRHPKCLPAKTLVCILLNILSFSTLAQKKGDAVNTFKLKITNSKNQFNTGYLNFTINSPTDTSFKQNVMTDNKGYLHFKIPVKFYLIRLSGQSLFFSLDTAINLRNFPIINNSETDLGVLDVNSNHLNTLKEVSVTGNVNYSTPEKKSYKASSFTVGDLPIGKNLLTKIPGIRFSKDGYLVDGNLHAVFYLNGTQVTQQTIENFPLADIERVEIINNSTLSSDIKADQIIVNIVTKKTPQISFNGIAIANVAVNRKNNIGTITGNIAKDNTFVNLMVNRYSTDIKISNYSNYVISSSGDGIYKRDQNGVNNTSPIFTNLSLNSQLSKKLKINYSFSYNNIDLNQSSSSLIDQFLSASAKSTENLLIAFNPRLINNYLGLTYKVNVNSSYFVRGWYTNSETNTTLNLAIKDSAGIISHIKDQNNDYSILAGHDFMVNKIAMEFGALYQFHSDKNFFFNIEDLQPSSTGANQDLTYSQNITSLYYKIRFPIKKLSVTINNRLDLSQIALYPYGIHDSRIDYFPNIIFYLPTAKAGAFSAAYNRQILLPSGDDLNPSTRTQTELNSNMGSSNINPQINEYYRLNQTIQIKKFSLSNTLSYEADHGLIDYGPYNIVNDALLKIKENLDKQTKIFLNSSVNWEFNTKLSFNGSIEYGLYNLHTTLQTNEPWKLNGNYYTLTLQADVTPVSGLRWHSALSYTDHDFTPFSKIYYDGPQLYTSINKSLFNKKMSVGFSISDLLNKGNNTHTNYTSPLVNGTLASQQQFRTFGFSLSYFFGNSRSIPPQFPDNKGIKVRDAKKAAIN, encoded by the coding sequence ATGTTAGGCATAAAACTCAGACATCCTAAATGCCTACCGGCAAAAACCTTGGTATGTATCTTATTAAACATATTATCGTTCTCAACCCTTGCTCAAAAAAAAGGCGATGCCGTTAATACGTTCAAATTAAAAATAACCAATTCTAAAAATCAATTTAATACAGGCTATCTGAATTTTACAATTAATAGCCCTACTGATACTTCTTTTAAACAAAATGTAATGACCGATAATAAAGGTTACCTACATTTCAAAATTCCTGTTAAATTTTACCTTATCAGGCTATCAGGTCAATCCCTTTTTTTCTCGTTGGATACTGCTATCAATCTTCGCAATTTTCCGATAATCAACAATTCAGAAACAGATCTCGGCGTGCTTGACGTAAACTCAAACCATTTGAATACTTTAAAGGAAGTTAGCGTAACGGGCAACGTTAATTATTCTACCCCTGAAAAAAAATCATATAAAGCATCTTCATTCACAGTAGGCGACTTGCCAATCGGCAAAAATTTATTAACGAAAATCCCAGGTATTCGCTTCTCGAAAGATGGTTATTTAGTGGACGGGAACCTACATGCGGTTTTTTATTTGAACGGCACACAAGTCACTCAACAGACCATCGAAAATTTCCCCTTGGCAGATATAGAGCGAGTTGAAATCATAAATAACAGCACGCTGTCATCCGATATAAAGGCTGATCAAATTATTGTAAATATAGTTACTAAAAAAACACCACAAATTTCATTTAATGGCATTGCTATTGCAAATGTTGCGGTCAACCGAAAAAACAACATTGGTACGATTACAGGAAATATCGCCAAGGACAACACATTTGTTAATTTAATGGTTAACAGATATTCTACTGACATTAAAATTTCTAATTATTCAAACTATGTCATTTCAAGTTCAGGGGATGGCATCTATAAAAGGGATCAAAATGGTGTGAATAACACTTCTCCCATTTTTACGAATTTAAGCCTGAACTCCCAATTGAGTAAAAAACTAAAAATCAATTATTCATTCTCCTATAACAATATTGATTTAAATCAAAGTTCAAGTTCATTAATCGATCAATTTTTAAGCGCATCTGCTAAATCTACAGAAAACCTTCTAATTGCATTTAATCCAAGACTTATTAACAATTACTTAGGATTAACCTATAAGGTTAATGTTAATAGTTCTTATTTCGTAAGAGGATGGTACACGAACTCAGAGACAAATACCACTTTAAACCTGGCGATAAAAGATAGTGCAGGAATCATCAGCCACATTAAAGATCAAAATAATGATTATAGTATATTAGCTGGGCATGATTTTATGGTAAATAAAATAGCAATGGAATTTGGCGCGCTATATCAATTCCACTCTGATAAAAACTTCTTTTTTAATATTGAGGATCTCCAACCATCCTCAACTGGGGCAAATCAAGACCTAACATATTCCCAAAATATTACCTCGTTATACTATAAAATTCGTTTTCCGATTAAAAAATTATCTGTCACAATTAATAACCGGCTGGATTTAAGTCAAATCGCTCTTTATCCTTATGGAATACACGATTCAAGAATTGATTATTTCCCAAACATCATATTTTATCTGCCGACCGCTAAGGCTGGTGCATTTTCTGCAGCATACAATAGGCAAATCTTGTTGCCGTCTGGCGACGATTTAAATCCCAGCACAAGGACACAGACGGAGCTTAATAGCAATATGGGATCAAGCAATATCAATCCTCAGATTAATGAATATTATCGTTTGAACCAGACGATTCAAATAAAGAAATTTTCCTTAAGTAATACCTTGTCTTACGAAGCTGATCACGGGCTGATAGATTATGGGCCTTACAACATTGTTAATGATGCATTATTAAAAATTAAAGAGAATTTGGATAAGCAAACAAAGATTTTTTTGAACAGTTCGGTTAATTGGGAATTTAATACTAAGCTGAGTTTCAATGGCAGTATTGAATATGGTTTATACAATCTGCATACAACATTGCAGACAAATGAACCCTGGAAGTTAAACGGTAATTATTATACGCTCACATTGCAGGCGGATGTAACACCCGTGAGTGGCTTAAGGTGGCATTCGGCGTTAAGTTACACAGATCACGATTTTACCCCGTTTAGTAAAATATACTATGACGGCCCACAATTGTACACGTCTATCAATAAATCTTTATTTAACAAAAAAATGTCCGTTGGATTTTCCATTAGCGATTTACTGAATAAGGGGAATAATACTCATACAAATTATACCTCTCCGTTGGTAAACGGTACGCTGGCAAGTCAGCAACAATTTAGAACGTTCGGCTTTTCACTCAGTTATTTCTTTGGAAATTCAAGATCAATTCCTCCACAATTCCCGGATAATAAGGGGATAAAAGTCAGAGATGCAAAGAAGGCAGCAATTAATTAA
- a CDS encoding IS3 family transposase, whose protein sequence is MKKSHGLSQGKRSPRTHEWAKAIEELRPEHDVSILLDCKQMARSVFYYHRKRLNDDKYKHEKEEIASIYHLHKGRYGYRRVTAEMKNRGYSINHKTVQKLMGTLGLKCNIRKVSYRSYKGEVGKIAPNVLERDFEANLPNQKWATDVTQMNIKGEKIYLSPIIDMFNGEVISYSISKSPNMQMIDEMLYEAFDKVKDIRGLIFHSDQGWQYQHYGYRKALEKHGIIQSMSRKGNCLDNALAESFFGILKTELLYKQSFETAEEFITSLKEYIHYYNNERIKNRLNGKSPVEYRALVQKT, encoded by the coding sequence ATTAAAAAAAGTCACGGCCTTAGTCAAGGAAAAAGAAGCCCGCGAACGCATGAGTGGGCAAAAGCCATCGAAGAACTAAGGCCCGAACATGATGTTTCAATTCTATTGGATTGCAAACAGATGGCTCGTTCTGTATTTTATTATCATCGCAAGCGCCTAAATGATGATAAATACAAGCATGAAAAAGAAGAGATCGCAAGTATATACCACTTGCATAAAGGCAGATATGGTTATCGGCGGGTCACCGCCGAAATGAAGAACCGGGGTTATAGCATAAATCACAAGACTGTCCAAAAATTGATGGGAACATTAGGCCTAAAATGCAATATCAGGAAAGTAAGTTATCGCTCATACAAAGGTGAGGTTGGTAAAATTGCCCCTAATGTACTTGAAAGGGATTTTGAGGCAAATCTGCCTAATCAGAAATGGGCTACGGATGTCACTCAGATGAACATTAAAGGGGAGAAGATCTATTTATCTCCTATAATTGACATGTTCAACGGGGAAGTCATTTCTTATAGTATTTCAAAATCTCCAAATATGCAGATGATAGATGAAATGTTATATGAGGCTTTTGATAAAGTGAAAGATATAAGGGGACTTATTTTTCACTCTGACCAAGGGTGGCAATATCAACATTATGGATATAGAAAGGCTTTGGAAAAACATGGAATTATTCAAAGCATGTCCAGAAAGGGAAACTGCTTGGATAATGCCTTGGCCGAAAGCTTCTTTGGGATCTTAAAGACAGAATTACTGTACAAACAGAGCTTTGAAACTGCGGAAGAATTTATAACTTCGTTAAAAGAATACATTCATTACTATAACAATGAAAGAATAAAAAACAGGTTAAATGGAAAGAGCCCGGTGGAATACCGAGCTCTCGTACAAAAAACTTAA